In one window of Oryzias melastigma strain HK-1 linkage group LG5, ASM292280v2, whole genome shotgun sequence DNA:
- the vstm2l gene encoding V-set and transmembrane domain-containing protein 2-like protein produces the protein MGALGAIVGILKYAGLYLQLNAALSHGYSEVDNRVSGNAVFTEVPQDVITNSGEDVEMACSFRGARSPSCSLEIQWWYIKNHWQDKPAHLTNNIATMEEMSEDSTKISVVKVVGSNISHKLRLSSVKASDEGTYECRVIDNSGAVAQHHRVRAYLQVNSQESHDVRLQEARQWRRGSHQTSHAGSRRGDEEETGWQPQSL, from the exons ATGGGAGCTCTGGGGGCGATAGTGGGGATTTTAAAATATGCGGGACTTTACCTTCAACTTAATGCGGCTCTGAGCCACGGATACTCAGAGGTGGACAACCGTGTGTCTGGAAATG CGGTCTTCACAGAAGTCCCACAGGACGTCATAACAAACAGCGGTGAGGATGTGGAGATGGCGTGCTCCTTCCGTGGGGCGCGTTCTCCCTCCTGCTCTCTGGAGATCCAGTGGTGGTACATCAAGAACCACTGGCAGGACAAGCCTGCACATCTGACCAACAAT ATAGCGACCATGGAGGAAATGTCCGAGGACTCCACGAAGATCAGT GTGGTGAAAGTGGTCGGCAGCAACATTTCCCACAAACTCCGCCTCTCCAGCGTCAAAGCATCAGACGAAGGGACCTACGAGTGTCGCGTCATTGACAACAGCGGTGCTGTGGCGCAGCATCACCGCGTCCGCGCCTACCTCCAGGTCAACAGTCAGGAGTCACATGACGTCCGCCTACAGGAAGCCCGGCAGTGGAGACGGGGGAGTCACCAAACCTCGCATGCAGGAAGCAGACGGGGAGACGAGGAGGAGACGGGCTGGCAGCCTCAGTCATTGTGA